One genomic segment of bacterium includes these proteins:
- a CDS encoding LLM class flavin-dependent oxidoreductase — MDIQLGAPGQITPPVDRGVALGVKMDQAGYDAVWWPDHLMGWHPDTMWTEDFTPLARHQPSGHVYVDPFAMMAAVGAQTERIRLGTCVTDLLRRHPASVAQTMLTLDHVTKGRAILGIGSGEQLNIQPYGIEWDRPVGKLAEGLEVIRLLMNAGTETVDFEGDHFRLEDAVMGLDPYGDRPPEIWMAAHGPRMLSLTGRYADGWLPTKMSPEAYRAALDRILAGAKDAGRKLDRFTPGMLGYVLIGPDERSVARLLASPMIRMICILMPNRAFESLGVTPPLGEAGGFHDFIPSRVPVEEVNRIVEAIPPNVSAHYAFAGTVEQIAAQIGDYHAAGLRHLVMWNVTGLADPDLARFSFEAMNDLKDLLKSA, encoded by the coding sequence TTGGACATCCAACTCGGTGCCCCCGGCCAGATCACCCCGCCTGTCGATCGCGGCGTGGCTCTCGGTGTCAAGATGGATCAAGCCGGCTACGACGCCGTGTGGTGGCCGGACCACCTCATGGGATGGCACCCGGACACCATGTGGACCGAGGACTTCACGCCACTTGCAAGGCATCAACCTTCGGGCCACGTCTACGTAGATCCCTTCGCGATGATGGCGGCAGTCGGTGCGCAGACCGAACGGATCCGCCTCGGCACGTGTGTGACCGATCTGCTGCGCCGTCATCCCGCGTCAGTTGCCCAGACGATGCTCACACTGGACCACGTGACGAAGGGTCGGGCGATTCTGGGAATCGGCTCAGGCGAACAACTCAACATCCAGCCGTACGGGATCGAATGGGATCGGCCCGTCGGCAAGCTGGCCGAGGGGCTGGAGGTGATCCGGCTGCTAATGAACGCCGGCACCGAGACCGTCGACTTCGAAGGCGACCACTTCCGGCTGGAGGACGCGGTCATGGGCCTTGACCCGTACGGCGACAGACCGCCGGAGATCTGGATGGCCGCGCACGGACCGAGGATGCTCTCGCTCACCGGCCGGTACGCCGACGGGTGGCTCCCCACGAAGATGTCGCCCGAGGCGTACCGTGCTGCGTTGGACCGGATCCTCGCGGGCGCCAAAGATGCAGGGCGGAAGCTCGATCGATTCACACCCGGGATGCTCGGCTATGTGCTGATCGGACCGGATGAGCGGTCCGTGGCGCGACTTCTCGCTTCTCCGATGATCCGGATGATCTGCATCCTCATGCCGAATCGGGCCTTCGAGAGCCTCGGGGTCACGCCTCCGCTGGGCGAAGCCGGGGGTTTCCATGACTTCATCCCGAGCCGGGTCCCGGTCGAGGAGGTGAATCGGATCGTGGAGGCGATTCCTCCAAATGTGTCGGCGCACTATGCCTTTGCGGGCACTGTGGAGCAGATCGCCGCTCAGATCGGCGACTATCACGCGGCGGGTTTGCGCCATCTGGTGATGTGGAACGTCACCGGTCTCGCCGACCCCGACCTGGCACGGTTCAGCTTCGAGGCCATGAACGACCTCAAGGACCTGCTCAAGTCCGCTTGA